In the Palaeococcus pacificus DY20341 genome, one interval contains:
- the ttuA gene encoding tRNA-5-methyluridine(54) 2-sulfurtransferase: protein MRCKFCESEAYIRLHYPKMLLCREHFIEYFERKVKRTIERYKLLKPDEKILIVISGGKDSAVTAYVLKKLGYNIECLHINLGIGKYSEESEAYAKRQCELIGAKLHIVRVRELLGAGIGELKTRRPTCSYCGITKRYIFNKFAYENGFDAIATGHNLDDEVSFIFSNIMHWNTDYLGKQGPLLPGEGKFVKKVKPLYELTEREVVYYALAVGLEYIVHECPHARGATTIEYKEILNAMEEKKPGTKINFIKGFLRKKHLFERELKEAPLGECKVCGMPAQGEKCSFCRVWGLEEAVGLKIK, encoded by the coding sequence ATGAGGTGCAAGTTCTGCGAGAGTGAAGCGTACATAAGATTGCACTATCCAAAGATGCTCCTCTGCAGGGAGCACTTCATTGAGTACTTCGAACGAAAGGTCAAGCGCACGATAGAGAGATATAAACTGCTAAAACCAGATGAAAAAATATTAATTGTCATCAGCGGAGGAAAGGACTCGGCTGTAACAGCTTACGTCCTCAAAAAGCTCGGCTACAACATAGAGTGCCTCCACATAAACCTCGGCATAGGAAAGTATTCAGAGGAGAGCGAAGCCTATGCAAAAAGGCAGTGCGAGCTCATCGGGGCAAAGCTCCACATTGTTAGGGTTAGAGAACTCTTGGGAGCAGGGATAGGCGAGCTTAAGACGCGTAGACCAACCTGCTCCTACTGCGGCATAACGAAACGCTACATCTTCAACAAGTTTGCCTATGAGAACGGCTTTGACGCTATAGCAACAGGACACAACTTGGACGATGAGGTTTCTTTCATCTTCAGCAACATAATGCACTGGAACACGGATTATTTGGGCAAGCAGGGACCACTTTTACCAGGTGAAGGCAAGTTCGTGAAGAAGGTTAAACCATTATACGAGCTCACCGAGAGAGAAGTAGTTTACTATGCTCTGGCCGTTGGTCTGGAGTACATCGTCCACGAGTGCCCACATGCGAGAGGAGCAACGACCATAGAGTACAAGGAAATCCTAAACGCCATGGAAGAGAAAAAGCCAGGCACAAAGATAAACTTCATAAAGGGCTTTTTGAGGAAGAAGCACCTCTTCGAGCGCGAACTTAAGGAGGCCCCTCTTGGAGAGTGCAAAGTGTGTGGAATGCCCGCTCAAGGAGAGAAATGCTCCTTCTGCAGAGTTTGGGGGCTAGAAGAGGCTGTGGGGCTGAAGATTAAGTAA